GGCGAGTTGATATGGAAATTACGAGTGATTATCGATCGTTCGTCAATTAAGTGTACAAACGATTGAGCGTGAACGATCGTGTTCCATGATCGCGAAAGTGAAGCTGCGTGCCGGGTCGCCGACGCGTTTAGAATCCCCTGATTGCTCCACCGAATTGACAGATTCGATCGGCCGCGGATGATGTTCCGCTTTCGACGAGTCTTTCACTCGAACAATACCAGCTGCGACGAAACCGCGATGCGAGCAAAACATCGGCGAACGGTCGCAATCGGAATTTCACGCCGATGCCTGCGGCCTGCGGAACCGCAAACGAGCACCTGTTTACTTTACAATATGACAATCGGAAATGCGGATAGGAATCGCGGATACGCTTTTATTGATCGTACCCGTAAATGCGTTTCGCCGCAAAAGTGCTACGGTCGCACGCAGAGCCGGTGAAATTCGCGCGAAATAGCGTTTCCACGTCGTGACACCGCAAGAGTAAGTACGTGGCGAAAGTATTTTGCAGATTCTAAATATTACTGGTAACGTATTCTGCACTCGTTGAATATGTGTAATGCTCTTAATTGCAACGAGAGAAACGTGCGCTCTTAAGATCGCTACTTTGGCGTCTTTCCAGGCGCTACTTTTCCAGAGAACGCGGTGATTTTAGCCTGGCACGCGTGTTtactgtaatttatttataattaccgAGGCGTTTTACGTAACTATAATTTGAGGCCACGTAGCATAACGCACGTGTGCGTAAGTATGGCGGAAGAGTAGCCGCGGACGTGCACTTACATGACAATGAAGGGGATTATTCGTACGGAAAGACATTCGCGCGTAATACCGGGGTTGCGAGCGTCGTCAAGGAATTGATGCTTCGGTCACGCGGTCATAAAATAGACGATATAACCCTCAAAGTATACGGTCCGACGAAAAAGCCGGGTCGTCCGACCGGCTTTCGTCTTCGTTCCGACACTTTCACTGGCCGCAAACACCGGCGCGGAGTTACCGGACACTTTCTTCGGAGTCGATAGGTGCTCAATGGAAAGCTGGTGCGTACGCACGTACGTGCATGTAACACCACGGTGTGATATTCAAAACACCGTGTACAAACACATTATGAAGCTAATGCGTCCGATCCGCGTCCATCGATTCGTAGCTGAAAAATTTCTAGTTGTTAGTAGATACAGTTATGAGTAGTCAGACTTCAAGATCGATACGACGCACCTATGAGATGATtgcccttctctctctctctattaaaaatttgGGGAGATTTATTTCAGATAAAGATATCGAACGTTAATAGTACTgcgaataaaatgcaaatgagATATTCGATTGtgagttatataaaaaaattatgtaaatgttACAAAAGATTGATAAATCTTACGTAAAGAGAGGTACACAAAAACGTTATATGAGCAAACGTAATACAGGAAATTATATATTCGCTTTCGCTTTTTTGTTCTTGAATTAGATCTCTCCGATACACAATAAAATTAGTGTccaaatgatatattttaaatgacCAAAAATTGAAAGACATCGCGCGATGGTCACAAGAATGCGAGCCAAGTTTTGAGGGAAAGTGAAGCACACCGCTCGGATTTAGCAACGTTTGAGTTCGGTGACTGCTCATTGACCAACCTATCAATTTTATTGCGATTTTATAAGACACTAAAAGACATTAACGATACCGACTTGCCTTGACATCACGATTGATCCTTCAACGAAGTAGATATAACCAAAATGTTGACcttttacattatatactttttaataatcacCATTATTCACATATTCGATTTCGAAAGTTagtgaatatattattttcacgaGAATCTTACCTTGAGGATCTAAATATGCTGGCAAAAACTGTTGCTTGAGGTAATCTGTTTCGAAACTTCTTCGAGGTCGGtgagaaaaaagaggagaaggagagatgCTGCCGATTAATAGCATGAGGAATGTATCTTACGGTATATATAACTTGGAATTTTAATTACGAGAGTAACGAGAGAAATTAATCGGTACGTTCTCAGGGGATAAATCGTGAAGTAACCGACAAACTCGTTTCAATGGCCGAGTTAATGATCCTTGCTTGACCAGCACATCTAACACAAGAATTCTTACACGACACTATCAACACTATATTAACACGTAAACGTTACCAAATTCCACagtcattttatcgtttcCATCTCCAGCGCCAACTCAGGGGAAAATTGCGCATTTCCTTATTTGCCGCCACTTTGCGTAGAATGAGCTTCGCGATACTTTAACGCCTCTCTGACAATAACGTTTATGACGTACAGTTAACTTTAACAAAAGCGGCTGATGGGGAGTCTTTCGCTTATTTTATTGCGATCATAAATCGAATATGCTTTAATGATGTTCGCGAAATATACTACAGGGACGCGACTCAAAAGATCTCAGCTTCTACGTACCTGCGCAACAAAAGTAGGTGATTGCTTACAAGCAGTTAGGTGTTTTCTATGACGAACCATTGATCTCTTTAAATTACCAATCTAAAtaagttaaattttattgctcCGGCAATTTTCAATCTGCGCGAACGTGCCACCAGCTGAAAAGTAACGCTGCTGTCATAAAGGAACAGATTAGAAATTGCTGTCGGAGGCAGGGCCAATAGGAAACTTTCTTTCAGGCCCTTGATCGGCTGGTGATGGCCGAAGCCGACAGCGAGGCAGCCCTGAGAAGCAAACGGACAATCGGCATTCTGCGACAGCTCTTCCCCGAGATCTCGCAGGTGAGCAGTCGTGATGTACAAAAGATCAGAGAAATCCTGCAGAAGGCCAGGACTAGATTGACGCGCTGTGCAGCGTTTCGAGGCTGTGCATAAATTATCATCTAGCAGATTACCTCGCTTGGCAAAGACTATCAAGGAACAACACGACATCCTTGAGAGTTCGTACTGATCAGACTGATCCGCACCACTCTGAATCTCTGAAACTCAGAACTAGGATTGCGCTTTaatcatctttttttcttcttttttttacggcGAAGAACGTGCCGTAAAACTTATAGCGGCACTAGGCTGAATACCTAAACCACAGCTCTTTCTTACGCACGGCATTCTTATCGAGAAAGTAACGCACTCGATTTGTAAGTCAGCCGGTCGACTACCCTTCGTTCGTACGTCGCGCATGTGTGTGGCTCCGATCAATTTCCCGTTCATCGGATTTACTCTACGCCATTATGAAAGCGGAAGCGATTAGATTATGCACGTACACGCAAGAAACAATTATCGCGCGACTTTGATTTCCGCCGCCGAGCATCTGATGCCTCGCCTACTACATCGAGTTACATTTTCCTTCCtcgtttttttctctatcCTTTTTTATGCCcaatttcttatatttgatTTCATTTATGCATCGAGTTGCCCACCGAGAATTCCCGCGGAGTCTGCGGTCTCGTTAGGGGAAGTTTTATTGCGGtctaaagaaaaaattgtacaGTTCGAGGCAATCGTTCGACAATGCAAGAAACCCACACTCGTAAAAGTTAAACGTTCTTGGGAAAGTTTCTTTCTTGCGCATGAATTTCTATCTGGCCGCGGTGTCCATAGAATTTCCCAAGTACGACTTCCTAATTTGACTAATAATACGCTGTGTGATTTTTTCATGTCGTTAGCAGACAATTCTCTTTGGCTGCATTTGATCAGCAACACCGGCTTCGTTTGCATGCGATCGCATGTCACGACAATGGCGATTGATTCAATAACGAACCTTGCAAACTAGGGCGAGTTAGCTATGCCACAAGTGCTTGCGCGAACCGGAAGATCGTTCATTAACGAACGAGTGTCGAAATTTTTGGattcgatttcgatacgtaaCATTCTCGAGTGATTGAACGACGTAACAGGAAACGGCGAATTTTGTCAGTCATGGAGTAACCCGCGCTCTAACGATAGTCTTGTTTAATTCTGATTTTAGATGTCTTTATGAATCTCTGAAATATGCTTGATTGAACGTCGGAAATGTGACGTAAGAGCGGTGAAACTAATTTCCCTGATGACTTGCAGCGTCTCTAAAAGAAAGTCCGATAGTAAGATAATTTAGCTAGTTTGATGAGGAACGTTAATAAATCATTGATCGACACTTACCGATACTGATCACTCATACGAACATTATTAGACGGACGATCGCTCAGATACTTGAAAAGTTCCTCGCAGGCTGGACTCAGTCCACATCATCCATAGACGAAAAGATCATACCATCCACTGATCACGACCACAAAGCGAAAAGCTTTGAAATATTAGCGAAAGGAAGATCGAGTTGTCGCCACCGAGTGCTAAGAGCGCTCCCAGCTAAGGCCTGTTATTTTCTAGAGAATCGAACAGAAGGTCAACATGATTATAGCGGAAATCATTCGCGCCGTTGGTCCGACCCTCCTCCGCAGTTTTCTCGGTGGCAGAAAtaacggcggcggcagcggcagcggcggtgGTACTAGCGTAATGGGTGAATCACCTTTCGGAGATGACTTTGGATCGACAACCGGCTCGAACGGTGCCAGGGTGTCGATCTCCCTGcccgacgacgaagacgaagaggaagaaacCGAGACGCCCAATACCTCCTCGTCTACTtcatcgacgtcgacgacaacTACAAAGCGCAGCGAAAACGTTGACGTTACCACGTTGACCACGTTGGACCGCATCCGAGCAACAACACTACCATCACAGAAAGAGAACGAAGTCACCACTACGCTGTGACCGTTCGGTCAGCAGCTCGGTAAAACTTTGGAGGTCATGATCTTGAGGAATACTCGCGGGATGCCGGAAATCACCGCGCATCCAAGACTGCTGCGGCGTGTTCTCCACTTTGTGTGCTAACTATTTACTGGGTGCACTCGAGAAAGGTCACGATGGAATCGTCCAGATCTCGAGGGGGATCCTGAGGGGGACCACTAAATTACCGCGCCACCAGGACTGCCGCGGCCGCGCACGTTTTCGTTACATTgctaacttttttcttctgtgCTCTCGTTCTCGTCTGCTGTGTATCTCAAGCAATTAACGCGATTAATGACGCGCCGTCATTATCGGTGATCTGCGTTGGCGTGATCTCGCATCGCCAGAATCACCGCCGGGAAATTTTCCGTTGCTTCTCTATGATCACCATTTCGCTCGTCATTGTCCGAGTATCATGCTACTTGCGGAATAACCCGCAAGATAACTGTGTTTCGTCTGTCTCTTCGCTATCCAACTCTGATACAAGTTCAGAGCAAACTTACTTTTCATAATCTCAcgtattttctcttttgcaaTGTTGAGACTGCGAGCAGGTTGCCTTGAAGCTCATCTTTCGATGTGACCCATTAAACCATCTCGAttttttgtgatttttttaGTCTATCATCTCAGTTTTACATGAAGCATTTCTTAATAAAtctttctaataaatatttctgtagCGAATTTCACGCGACGTAAAATAAATCTACGTGTCTACGCACACAAT
The Ooceraea biroi isolate clonal line C1 chromosome 4, Obir_v5.4, whole genome shotgun sequence genome window above contains:
- the LOC105283569 gene encoding uncharacterized membrane protein DDB_G0293934 isoform X2 — protein: MRCTILALTAVLCLALVNSHPLPEDGLRSEALDRLVMAEADSEAALRSKRTIGILRQLFPEISQRIEQKVNMIIAEIIRAVGPTLLRSFLGGRNNGGGSGSGGGTSVMGESPFGDDFGSTTGSNGARVSISLPDDEDEEEETETPNTSSSTSSTSTTTTKRSENVDVTTLTTLDRIRATTLPSQKENEVTTTL